CCGTCGGCAAGGGCATCTGGGGCAGTGAGTGGGTGGGGCTGCAGCATTTCCGCGATTTTTTTCAGAGCTATTATTTCTGGCGGGTGCTCAAAAACACACTGATCCTCAGCTTCTACCAGCTGCTGTTCGGCTTCCCGGCCCCGATCCTGCTGGCGCTGCTGCTCAATGAGCTGAGGCATGAGATGTTCAAGCGCACGGTGCAGACGGTCTCTTATATCCCCCACTTTATCTCCCTGGTGGTCATTTGCGGAATGGTGGTCGATTTCTCCTCCCGTGACGGGCTGTTTAATTCGATCATTACATTCTTCGGCGGGGAGAGCAGCGCGCTGCTGAGTGAGCCGGGGAATTTCCGCACGATCTATACGGCCTCCTCCATCTGGCAGGAGCTTGGATTCTCGACCATTATCTATCTGGCGGCGCTCAGCGGAATTAATCCCGAGCTCTACGATGCATCGATGGTGGACGGGGCCAGCCGGCTCCGCCGGGTCTGGCATATTACCCTGCCGGGAATTATCCCGATGATTGTCATTCTGCTGATTCTGCGCATAGGCGGGCTGATGGAGATCGGCTTCGAGAAGGTCATCCTGCTCTATAATCCGAACGTCTACGATACAGCGGATGTCATCTCCACCTTCGTCTACCGCAAAGGGATCAGCGAGAGTGCAGAGTTCAGCTATACGACGGCCGTTGGCCTGTTCCAGTCGCTGGTCAATTTCATTCTGCTCATCGGGGCCAACCGTCTCTCCAAGGCCGTATCCGACAATAAGCTGTTCTAAGTGAGGGATTCTCATGACGATTAAACGAACGATAGGGGAAAAGCTGTTTGACAGCCTCAACGTGCTGCTCATGATCCTGCTGATCATCATCACCTTGTATCCGCTGTGGCATGTGCTGAATGCTTCGTTAAGCGACTCCAACCGGCTGATGGCCCATAGCGGCCTGCTGCTGCTCCCGGACGGGTTCAACCTGGACAGCTACAAGCTGGTGCTCAGTAATCCGAGCATTCTCTCCGGCTACCGGAATACGCTGGTGATCGTAGTGTTGGGCACGGCGCTCAATCTGCTTTTTACCATCCTGGGGGCCTATACCCTCTCCCGCAAAAGCTTCATGC
This region of Paenibacillus sp. FSL K6-1096 genomic DNA includes:
- a CDS encoding ABC transporter permease subunit, with translation MAFPVVLYFLVFKYLPMYGAVIAFKEYTVGKGIWGSEWVGLQHFRDFFQSYYFWRVLKNTLILSFYQLLFGFPAPILLALLLNELRHEMFKRTVQTVSYIPHFISLVVICGMVVDFSSRDGLFNSIITFFGGESSALLSEPGNFRTIYTASSIWQELGFSTIIYLAALSGINPELYDASMVDGASRLRRVWHITLPGIIPMIVILLILRIGGLMEIGFEKVILLYNPNVYDTADVISTFVYRKGISESAEFSYTTAVGLFQSLVNFILLIGANRLSKAVSDNKLF